In one Erinaceus europaeus chromosome 3, mEriEur2.1, whole genome shotgun sequence genomic region, the following are encoded:
- the MRPL35 gene encoding large ribosomal subunit protein bL35m isoform X2, with amino-acid sequence MAASILAGAVRTLSGILRPLNTLGFSVYQNCAKSVYLSSVLSTRQFSHVQMPAVSVAPRLITSTRNLTCGHTSVLSRLAPLLANVLRQPVRPVTYCSSQKGKRKTVKAVVYRFLRLHSGLWLRRKAGYKKKLWKKTAARKKRLREIVFCSKTQSKLLDKMTTSFWKRRNWYADDPYQKYHDRTNLKV; translated from the exons GAATCTTACGACCCTTGAATACTTTGGGATTTTCAGTCTATCAAAACTGTGCTAAGAGTGTCTATCTTAGTTCTGTACTGTCCACTCGACAATTTAGTCATGTTCAGATGCCAGCTGTTTCTGTTGCTCCCAGGCTTATTACATCTACCAGAAACTTGACCTGTGGGCATACTTCAGTCCTTAGTAG atTGGCCCCCTTGCTTGCAAATGTCCTGAGGCAACCTGTCAGACCTGTAACATATTGCAGTTCACaaaaaggcaagagaaagactGTGAAAGCTGTTGTCTATAGGTTTCTTCGACTCCATTCTGGCCTTTGGCTCAGGAGAAAG GCCGGTTACAAGAAGAAATTGTGGAAAAAGACAGCTGCAAGAAAGAAACGCTTAAGGGAAATTGTGTTCTGCAGTAAAACCCAAAGTAAACTCTTAGATAAAATGACAACATCTTTCTGGAAGAGACGAAACTGGTATGCCGATGATCCTTATCAGAAGTATCACGATCGAACAAACCTCAAAGTATAG